GTCGGTTTCCACGCCCTCGGCGATCAGCTCCGCCCCGATCTCGGAGGTGAACGCCACGAGCGCGGTCGCGAGGGCACGTCGAGCGGGGTCGTGGTCGATGCCGCGGATGAGGGCCATGTCCAGCTTCACGATGTCGGGGGCGAGGCCCAGCAGGCGCTGCAGCCCGGCATAGCCCGCGCCCGTGTCGTCCACGGCCAGGCGCACGCCCCGTTCGCGCAGGTGCGCCAGGTCCCGTTCCAGCTCGACCTCGTCGGCAACCCGTGTGTGCTCGGTGAGCTCCACGACCACACGGCTGCAGTCCACGCCCGACAGCAGCTCGGTGAACGCCGGCAGCCGTGCGACCTCGGGTGAGACGTTGACCGCCAGGAACCCCTCCAGTCGATCGATCTGCGCCAGGGCACGGGCGGCCGCCGCGAGCTCCAGCTGCGCGCCCCTCCCGACCGAGGTCGCTTCCCTGAACCAGATGTCCGGCGCGCGAGATGGCTCGATCGCGAGGCGCGCCAGGGCCTCCATGCCGACAACCGAACCGTCGGCGACGGCATGGATCGGCTGGAACACCATCGAGAGGGCGTCCCCGCGAAGGGCCCGATCCACGCGCGCGACCTTCTCGTTGTGGTGCGCCTGGGCAAGCCGGCTTTCGGCCTCGCGGGCCTCCAGCTCGGCGCGAAGCTCCTCCTGCCGAGACATGGCCTCGACGTGCAGGTGCCGGAGCCGCAGGAGGTTGCGCACCCGCAGCAGCGCCTCGATGCGGTCGAAGGGCTTGGTGAGGAAGTCGTTCGCACCGCCGTCGAGGGCGCGGTCGCGCGCGTCGGTGGTGGCATCGGCGGTCAGCACGAGGACCGGCAGGAAGTCGTGGGGGTCGGCCGCAGCACGCAGCTCCGACAGCACGTCCAGCCCGTCCAGGTGTGGCATGTGCAGGTCGAGCAACACCAGGTCGATGGCGTGGTCGTTGACCATCTGGAGCGTTCGCCGGGGATCGGTCAGGCCGAAGACCTGCGTCAACCCGACGGACTCGAACATCCGCTCGAGCACGAGCACGTTGGTCGGTTCGTCATCGACGACGAGCACCCGCGACGCCTGGATGGCGTCCTCCATCTGGGTCGACACCGCGGCGCGCAGTCCTGCCCTGGCCATGCGCTGCCTCCTGTGTCGATCCAGATTCCTCCCGAGCACGCAAAGTTTCGGAGAGTCCCGCCGATAATACTCTCTGTAGCCACCTATCGGAACGGAGCGCTGTGCAGGTCGACCTGGTCCTGGTCGTGGACATCGTGCTGGTGTCCGCGTTCGGACTGCTGGCGGTGCTGGCGATCCTCGGGTCGGCACGTCGGCGGCCGGCGGACCGGTGGGTGGCGCTGGCGTTCGGCGCGGTTGCCGTGTCGCTGGGGGCGTTCGTCCTCCCCGAGCACCTCGGATGGGACCTGCCCAGCGCGCTGTCCCGAAGCATGATCGTGCTGCTGCTGTCCTTCCCGTACCTGCTGCTGCGGTTCACCGGGAGCTTCACGCCCCTGCCCCGTCGCTGGGAGTCGCTGTCCGTGCTCGGGCTGGGGACGATCGTGCTGGTGACGGTGCCGCTTCCGGTGATCCCCGAGCCGGGCGCGGACCTGCCGTCCTGGATCATCGGCTACGTGGTCCTTGCGCTGGGGTACTGGATGGGCACGGCGGCCATGGTGGTGGGTCTGCTCTGGAGCGCCGGACGCGGGCAGCCCAGCGTGGCGCGAACCCGCACGCGCCTGATGGCCGTGGCCACCGCGGTGCTGACCGTGGCCCTGCTGCTGGCCGCCCCGTTGGGGGAGGACAGCGGACCGCTGTCGCTGCTCATCCGGTTCGTGGCCACCGTCAGCGCGGTCATGTTCGGGCTCGGGTTCAGCCCACCGCCGGCGGCGCGACTGCGCTGGCGTCGACCGGAGGAAGCGCAGCTGCGTGCCGGAACGCAGGCAGTGCTGCGCGCGGTCGATGTGGAGGAGGTCGCACAGGAGCTGCTCAGGCCGACCAGTCGCATGCTCAGCGCCCGCGGTGCGGCCCTCGTGGCCGCGGACGGCACCACGATCGCCACCCATGGGCAGGTCCCGGATGGGTCACAGGCGCTCGACGGCAGCACGCGTGCGGTGGTGCACCTGCCCGACGGACGCGGAGACCTGGTGCTGTGGACCAGCCCGTTCACGCCATGGTTCGGCCCCGAGGAGATCGGCCTGGCCGAGCAGATGGCGGCGGTGGCGTCGTTGGCCATCGAGCGCTGCGAGCTGCTTGCCGACGAGCGGGCCCGGATGGAGGCGATGACGCGCGCTCAGGCGGCGCTCGTGGCAGCGCAGGAGGAGGCGGTCCGTGCCAACGACGCGAAGACGGCCTTCCTTTCGCGCACGAGCCACGAGCTGCGCACACCGCTGAACGCGATCCTCGGGTTCGGGCAGGTCCTGGAGGACGCGCCCGAGCTGGCCGACCGCGACCGGGATGCGGCTGGGCGGATCGTCAGGGCAGGACGCCACCTGCTGCGGCTGATCGACGAGGTGCTGGACCTGTCGCGGATCGAGGCCGGCACCGTCGCGATGCGACCGGAGGCCGTCGACGCCGCAGAGGTGATGGCGGAGTCAGTCGAGCTGGTCCTGCCCTCGGCACGTGAACGCCGAGTGCGGGTGCGCACCGAGTCCGAGGGTGGCGCGACGGTCCGTGCCGACCGGCAGCGCCTGCGCCAGGTCCTCCTGAACCTGCTGGTCAACGCGGTGAAGTACACCGATTCGGACACCTCGGTCACCCTCGAGTGCACCCAGCCGAGCACGGACGTCGTCCGGTTCTCGGTCACCGACGACGGACCGGGCATTCCGCTGGACCTGCAGGAGCGGCTGTTCGAGCCGTTCGACCGCCTGGGTGCCGAGGGTGGCGCGGTGGAGGGAACCGGCCTCGGCCTCGTGGTTTCCCGAGAGCTCGTCCACGCCATGGACGGGCACATGGGGGTCCGGTCCGCGCCGGGACGGGGGTCGACCTTCTGGGTCGACCTGCCCGTTGCGGATCTGTCCGTGGAACAGGCTGTCAGCCCCTGAGGTGAGGGAGGGGGCCCGGCCGGCCGAGCCGGTAACCCTGTGCCCACGGGACCCCGAGCGAGCGCAGCGTCTCGAGCTCGGCATCCGTCTCGATTCCCTCGGCGATCAGGACGGCACCGATTTCGTCGGTGAACGCGACGAAGGCGGTCGCCAGCGCCCGCCGTGCCGGGTCGGTGTCGATGCCGCGGATGAGCGCGATGTCGAGCTTCACGATGTCCGGCGACAACCCCAGGATGCGCTGCAGACCCGCGTACCCGGCACCGGCGTCGTCCACCGCCAGACGCACACCCAGGGAACGGATGTCGTCCAGCTCGATCTGGAGGATGGACTCGTCGTGGACACGGGTGTGCTCGGTCAGCTCCACCACGATGCGGTTGCCGTCGACCTCTCGCAGCACCGAGGCGAACGCCGTGGTCCGGGCCACGCGCGGGGACACGTTGATGGACATGAAGCCCTCGCCCATGTGCTCGAGTTCCTGCAATGCGCCCCGGACGGCCGCGAGCTCGAGCTCGAGGCCGAGGCCGACGTCCTCGGCCTCGTCGAACCAGACATCCGGGGGGCGTCGAGGGTCGTGGGCGATCCGTGCCAGCGCCTCCACCCCGACGATCGTGCCCTCGTCCACGGTCATGATGGGCTGGAACACCATCCGCAGCCGGTTGTCGGCCAGGATGGTGTCGATCAGGGCGCGCCTGACACGACGGGCCTTCGATCGCCGTTTCGCGGCGGCCGCACGGGCGCTCAGCTCGGCCTGCAGCTCCTGGTTGCGTGCGGCGGTGACGACGTGCAACCGGCGGATCCGCAGGAGGTTCTGGATCCGGAGCAGGGCCTCGGCCATGTCGACGGGACGGGTCAGGAAGTCGTTCGCGCCGGCGTGCAACGCGGCGTCCCGGGCGGAGGACGTCGGGTCCGCGGTGAGCACGAGGACGGGAAGGAAGTCCTCTGGATCCTGGGCGCTGCGCACCATGTCGAGCACCTCGTACCCGTCCATGCCGGGCATGCTCAGGTCCAGCAGGACCAGGTCGATGGACCGCTCTCGGATGACCTCCATGGTCCGGGGAGCGTCCTGCAGCCCGTAGACCTCCGTCAGCCCGACCGTGGCCAGCATGTGCTCGAAGAGCACGACGTTGTCGGGTTCGTCGTCCACGACGAGCACCCGTGACCCGAGCAACGCAGCGTCGAGTGACAGCGGGACGGATCGATTGCTGGGTGACTGCGCCATGCCGGCATGCCTCTCGCCTCGATGGGCTCCCCCCCGTGGAAGCTGCGTGCGGATGTCTGCGACGTGCACCATACGACCGGTGCGACGGATAGTGAACCCTATTTCTGCGTATGTGACTGTGGGTGGCGGGGTTGGCTGACGGGTTTGACCGATCGTCCTCGCACCGGTCAGCCGGCCATCGCGCGATCGCGGTTGGCGTCGATGACCGCGGCGTACCAGCGCGCGCTGTCCTTGGGGGTGCGCTCGAGGCTGTCGAAGTCGACGCGGATCAGGCCGAACCGCATGCCGTAGCCGAGGGACCACTCGAAGTTGTCCAGCAACGACCACACGTGGTACCCGCGGACGTCCACGCCGTCGGCGATGGCGTCGACGACCACACCGATGTGGTCACGGAGGTAGGCGATCCGCTGGGCGTCGTGGATCCGTCCGTCCTCGCTGACCTCGTCGGGGAACGCCGCGCCGTTCTCGCTGATGACCAGCGGAAGGTCGGGATGTGCGGCCGCGACCCGACGCAGCATCCAGGCCAGCCCCTCGGGTTCGACGCCCCACCCCATGTCGGTCCGTGGCTCGGGAGGGTCCACGCAGACCGCGTCGTCTGCCCCCGGGAATCCGTCGGGGAAGGGGGCACCGTCACGCCGGACCACGTGGGTGATGTTGTAGTAGTTGATCGCCAGGTAGTCGATCGGCTGGTGCACCCGGGCGAGCTCGTCGGGGTCGACACGGTCCTCCAGCCCGAAACGCCGGTGGTGGGCAAGGACCTCGTCGGGATACCTGCCCTCCAGCACCGCGTCGAGGAACAGCTGGTTCTGGACCATGTCGACCGCCTTGGCTGCAGGGCCGGCGGGCCCCTCCTCGTCGTCCCACGCCGGGATCAGGTTGAGGGCGATCGTGACGGTGTCGTCGTCGTTGGGGGCGGTCTCGCGCAGGGTGGCAACGGCCCGGTGGTGGGCCAGCATCATGTGGTGGGCGGCGAGGTGGGCGGTGGCGGGATCGGCGATGCCGGGAGCGTGGATGCCCGAGGCGTGCCCGAGGAACGCCGCGCAGTACGGCTCGTTGAGGGTCAGCCAGTCGCTGGCCAGGTCACCGAGCGTGCGCTTGGCGGCGGCGGCGTAGGCGGCGAACCACTCCACCATCTCGGGGTTGGCCCACCCGCCCCGGTCCTGGAGGACCTGCGGGTGGTCCCAGTGGTACAGCGCCACCAACGGGGTGATACCGGCCTCGCGGAGGGTCTCGCACAGCCGACGGTAGAAGGCCGCACCCGCGGGGTTGACCTCGCCGACGCCGTCGGGCAGGAGCCTCGACCAGGCGATGGAGAACCGGTAGGTGTCGACGCCGAGGTCGGCCATCAGGGCCACGTCCTCGGCCATGCGGTGGTAGTGGTCGACGGTCACGTCGGCGTGCTGGCCCCCGACGACTCGGCCGGGGGTGTGGCTGAAGGTGTCCCACACCGATGGCGAGCGGCCGCCCTCGGCGACGGCGCCCTCGATCTGGTGGGAGGACGTGGCAACGCCCCAACGGAAGTCCGGCGGGAGCACCAGCCGATCCCGGTCGGACGGGGTGAACAGTTCGGTCACTTGTTGACTCCTGACAGGTCGATGCCCTTGAGGAAGACCCGCTGGGCGAAGAAGAAGATGGCGAGCGGGATGGCCAGGGCAAGCAGCGCACCGGCCTGGATGAGGTGTGGCGAGGTGTCGAACAGGCTGTTGAAGATCTGCAGGCCAACCGCGATCGGCTGCAGGTCGCGGCGGGTCGAGAGGTAGACCAGCGGTTCGAAGAAGTCGTTCCACGCGTAGAAGAAGTGGAAGATGCCGACGGCGACGAGGGCCGGGCGGGCCTGCGGCAGGATGACCGACCACAGGGTGCGCAGCGGGCTGGCCCCGTCGATGGCGGCGGCCTCGTCGAGGTCCTTGGGCAGCGTCAGGAAGTACTGGCGCAGCAGGAACACGTTGTAGGCGTTGCCGAAGAAGTGGGGGACGATCAGGGGCAGCCACGTGCCGACCCAGCCGATGCGGAAGAACAGCGCGTAGGTGGGGACCAGCGTGACGAACTTCGGCAGGATGATCGTGGCGATCAGCACCACGAAGATCGTCCGCTTGAACGGCATGTGGAACCGGGACAACCCGTAGGCCACCAGCGTCGAGGCGACAAGCGTGCCGACCATGCCGAGGACGGCGATGGCGACGGTGTTGCGCAACAGCACGAGGAAGTCCATCTCGTCCCAGGCCGCACTGTAGTTGTCCAGCTGCGGCGCGAACTCGTAGGCCGGTTGCAGCTGCCGCCAGTTCCCCTCCCACTCCACGGGTGGTCCGGCTGGGTCGGCGGGGTCGACGAACGTCGAGGTCTGCCGGCCGGGCTGCAGCAGGGCCAGGTCGGTCAGCGGACCGTCCGGACCCTCCAGCGGGACGGCGTAGATGTCCAGCGCGTCGCCGTCGACCTCGATGGTCGCCGGTTCGGCGGGCAGCAACGGCGCCCGGAAGTCCTGGATCATGTCCTCGCTCTTGAGCGAGGTCACCCCCATGTAGGCCAGCGGGGCGAGGTAGACGACGAGGATGCCGGTGGCGACCATCGTGACGAGGCCGCCGGCGAGCAGCTTCTTGGTGCCGGCATCGGTGTGGCGCAGCGGACGGCTCGGCTCGCGGAGCCGCCGTCGTGTCGGGGTGGTCGAGGCGCTCACGACTGGTCCCCGAACTCGTAGTGCACCCAGTACCGGGCGGACCAGAACAGCAGGCCCGTGACCACGAGCCCGACCAGGAACATCATCCAGGCGAGCGTGGCGGCGTAGCCCATGTTCTGGAGCCGGAACAGGGTCCGGTAGAAGTACATGGAGTAGAAGAACGTGGCGCCGCCGGGGTCGCCCGAGCCGTTCTTGAGGACGAACGGCACCAGGAAGTACTGGAACAGGCCGATCAGGGCGACAACCACGTTGTAGAAAAGCACCGGCGAGATCATCGGCACGGTGATGGTGCGGAACTGCTGCCAGCTCGAGGCCCCGTCGACCTGGGCTGCGTCGTAGAGGTCGGCCGGGACCGAGTTGATGCCGGCGATGAAGATGATCATCGCGTTGCCGATCCCCCACAGGGCGATCAGGGTGAGGGTCGGGTAGATCCACACCTCGGAGTTCAACCAGTTGGGGCCGGGGATGCCGACGGCGGACAGGGCTCGGTTGGCCCAGCCGGTCTGGGAGTTCAGCATCCCGTTGAAGACCAGGACCGCCGCCACGAAGGGGATGACGGACGGCATGTAGAACAGCGTGCGGAAGATCGACCGGCCCCACAGCTGCTTGGCGGTCAGCAGCCATGCGAAGCCGAGCGGGACGAGGATGGTCAGCGGCAACGACAGCAGCCCGAACTTGACGGTGACCAGGGCGGAGTCGATGACCTCGCGGTCACGGATCAACCGGGCCCAGTTGTCCCCGCCGACGAAGGCAATGGGGTCGGGTGAGGTCAGGCTGAAGTCGGTGAAGGAGAACCACAACGACGCGGCCATCGGGGCGGCGTAGAACAGCACGAAGCCGACGATCCAGGGCATGGCGAACCACAGGCCGATGCGGCCGCGGCGCCGGTGCAACCGGTCCTCGCTGGACGGCCTGCCGCCGGGGGAGGGGGTTGGCGGCGGTGCGGCCGACACGAGGTCAGCCGCACCGCCGCGGGTCGGGAGGGTGGTGGACACCAGCTACTCGGCGTTGGCCGCGAAGATCCCGGACAGCTCCTGCTCGAGCTCGGCGATCGCCGCGGCGATGTCCATGTCCGGGTCCGACAGCTGCGCGCTCTCGAAGTCGGCCATGGCCAGCTTGTACTCGTCCCAGCCGGGCACGTTCTGTTCGTGGCTGGGCACGTCGGTGTAGCTGGCGCTGTCCAGCGCCACCTGCCAGTTCACGCCCTGCGGGAACACGGCGTCGAGGTCGGCGAAGAACGCCTCGGTCAGGCCCGGGTCGGCTGGGGCGGCGCCGTAGGCGTTCAGCAGCTCCAGCGCCGAGTCGTCAAGCAGGTAGGTGAGGACCTCGAACGCCTCGTCGGGATGCTCGGTGGCCGCCATGATCCGGAAGGTGTCGGCGTGCATCTTGGCGGTCACGGTGCCGTCGTTGGACGGCATGACCGCGAGGTCCCAGAAGTCCAGGCCGTTGCCGTCGTCGTCGCGGACGCAGCACGTGTACCAGAGGTGGGTGTTGGCCATGGCGACGTTGCCGGAGGCGAACGGGTTGCCGCTCAGCAGCTCGGAGTCGAACTGCTCCTGGCTGGGGGCCCAACCGGCGTTCCAGACGCCGTCGTGGTACCAGGCCCACTCCTGCTCCCACGGTTCGGGGATGTCGGCCGACCCGTCGTCGGCGACCGGGTAGCCGGCACCGAAGTGGGTGCCCTGGGCGAACATCAGCGTCGTCCACTGGTTGACGTAGCCCCACTGGACGGTCTGGGAGCGGTCGAAGTCAGGGGTCGTGCCGTCGTTGCCGTTGGCGTCGACGGCGAGGATCGCGGCGATCTCGGCCACCTTGTCGAAGTCCCAGGTGCCTTCGTACTCCGTGCCCTCGCCGTAGACGGCGGTGCCGTCGGCCCCGTAGGACTGCGGCGGGTAGGGAAGGCCGGCCTCGTCGAACAGCTCGGTGTTGAAGAAGATGGAGGAGGGATAGGAGGCGAACGGCAGGCCGGGGAGGGTGCCGTCGGGCTCGCGGAAGTTCTCCACGGTTTCGGCGGGGAAGCGGGAGATGTCGTAGCCGGTCGACTCGATCAGCGGTTCGAGGTCGAGGTAGAGGCCCGCGTAGGAGTTGGAGCCGTCACGGCCGACCGGACCGATGATGTCGGGCACGTTGCCGCCGGCGATCTGCGTGGACAGCGTGTCGTAGGCGACGTCGTTCTCGACGATCTCCAGGACGATCTGGATGTCGTCGTGGCTGTCGTTGAACGCCTCGACAACGGCTTCCTGGGCGGCGATCTGTTCCGGCTGGCCGCCCGCGCCGAGACCGACGAACCAGCGGATCTCCACGGCGTCCCCGGAGGTGGACTCCTCCTCGGTCGGTTCTGCGTCGTCGGCGTCGTCGGTGTCGGTGTCCTCAGCGTCGTCCGTCGGCTCGGGGTCCTCCCCCATGTCGTCTTCGGTGGACGCCGTGGCAGCGGTGTCGTCGGCATCCTCGGATGCCGAGGTGCCCTCGCTGGCAGAGCCGCTGCAGGCGGCCAGCATCATCACGAGCACCATCAGGGCGGCCAGCCGAGTGGCAGCGGGCACCGCAGGGCGCGGCGCAGCGAATATCCTTGTCATGCCTTCTCCTTCTGCTTACAGGCGTTGGGTTGGCAAGTGGGGCCGTCGGACTGGACCTCTGGCGGCCCCACGATCTGTGTCGACGACGGGGTGTCATCGAGGTTGTGGTGGGCAGCGACGCTGCCCGGCGTGGTCAGCGGTCGGACGCTCCGATCGTCGACTGGCGGATGACCAGCTCGGTGGGCAGCAGCACCCGGCGCGGCCCGCCGTCGGGGGTGTCGAGCAGGTTCAGCAGTGCGCGGGCGGCCTCGGCGCCCTGGGTGGGGACCTGCTGGCGGATGGTGGTCAGCGGCGGGTCGAGGCGGGAGGCGAAGTCGAGGTCGTCGAAGCCGACGAGGGCGACGTCGTCGGGGACCGTGACGCCGGCTGCCTGCAGGGCCTCGAGGGCACCGGATGCGGTGGCGTCGTTGGCGCAGAAGATCGCATCGACGCCACGCTCGAGCAGGCGGGGGACGGCGTCCGCGCCCGAGGGGGCGTTGAAGTCACCGGTGACGACGAGACCCTCGGTGGGCAGGCCCGCATCGGCCATGCCCACGCGGTAGCCGACCAGGCGGTCCTCACCCGCCACGCTGCCGGGGATGCCGGAGATGTGGGCGATGCGGGTGCGGCCGGTGTCGACGAGGTGCTGGACCACGCTGCGAGCTGCCTCGACGTTGTCGACGTCGACGTAGCTGGCGGTGTGGTCCTCGCGCCGGTGGCCGATCAGGACGGTCGGGATGGGCGAGGCGAGGAGCCCGTCCACCAACGGGTCGTCCAGCCAGTGCGCCGTGACGATCAATCCGTCGACCAGCCCCATCCGCTGGATGTCGGTCAGCGTTTCCTGCTTCGAGCGGTTGCCCAGCCACAACATCATGCCGGTGGCCCGCTCGGCGAGGACGTCGCTCATGCCCTGCAGCAAGCCGGAGAAGTAGGGGTCGACGAACAGCAGTGACGGCTCGAGGTGCATCACGACCCCGACCACGCCGGACCGCCCGGAGGCAAGGCTGCGAGCAGCGCGGTTGGGGGAGTAGCCGGTCTCGGCCAGGACGGCCTCGACCCGCGCCCGGGTACGCGGTGCCACGGACCCGCCGTTGAGGACGCGAGAGATCGTGGCGCGCGAGACCCCGCTCATCGACGCCAGGTCGTCCAGCGTCAGCGTCATCGAACACCCTCTCTGCGGCTCGCCTCCCACGCGGCTCGTTGGAAGCGCTCTCAACCTATTGCGCTACGAGACCGCTGGTCAAGAGGGAAATACGCGGTACATGAAAGCGCTCTCAAAGGTGGACGCGGGGTCCCCGTGCCCGAACAACGAGAAACGCCACCCCGGGCGGGGTGGCGCTGTGTCCTGTGAAGGTGTTGCGTCCGGAGGCGCGGATTCCGAACCGCGGATCTACGGTCCCGGGTGAGTCCAACTCCGCGGTGTGGGAGCAGGTCCGCCGAACAGGCCCTTCACGACTGGGCGTGGAGATGAGGTCGGGGACGCCTGGCGGCACCCTGCAACGCCCGCGGGACCGCCCTGCGGGACCGGTTGGGGTGGGGCCAGCATCGACTCTTCACGATCAGAACCCGGGTTCGTTTCTGAGACTCCAGAGGTCATCGTTGCACAGCGGTGAGGGATAGGTGGCCTCGCCCCCGCTTTCGCTGACCGCTGTCGCGGTGGCGTTGACACACCGATCATCGGGTAGTCCCGGCACCGGATGCACACTGTCCACCGACATCTCGAAGGTGGCTGTGCCGCTGGGATCGAACCGCTCTGGCAACGGCCGCTCGTGGACCACCACGGTCACCGTCACCGAGTCCTCTCGGGCACGGTTGCTGATCGTGAACCGCCGAGCCTCGCACGACGCCGCCGTCGTCCCAAGCACCGCCACGATCACCGCCAACCTGGCGGCACCCTTCCACGCCCGCCGGACCGCCCTGCGGGACCGGTTGGGGTCGGGCCAGCACCGACTCGTCTCCATGATCAGAACCCCGGTTCGTTTCTGAGACTCCAGAGGTCATCGTTGCACAGCGGTGAGGGATAGGTGGCCTCGCCCCCGCTTTCGCTGACCGCTGTCGCGGTGGCGTTGACACACCGATCATCCGGCAGTCCCGGCACTGGACGCACACTGCCCACCGACATCTCGAAGGTGGCTGTGCCGCTGGGATCAAACCGCTCTGGCAACGGCCACTCGTGGACCACCACCGTCACCGTCACCGAACCATCCGTCGCAACGTTGCTGATCGTGAACGGCTGGCGGGCACACGCCGCGACCGTCGTGACCAGCACGGCCAGCACGATTGCCCACCGGGCGGTGACGGCCACCGGCCCGTGGGCTCGTCCCGCACCATCCCGTGCTGCCCGGTTTGCCTGCCGCTCGCCCCGGTTCATGACTGACAGGTCAATCGTGCGATTCGTGGTGCGGACCTCCATGTCGCCGTTCACGCTGAACCGGCCGGATCCGACCATCCCTGGCAGACCGACCGTGACCTCGGGCCGCCGTGCCACGAACCACGTCCCAGACCTGCCACCCGAGAGGCAGGCGGCCATGCAGATGGCTAGTCGTGCCACCGTGGCCCCTCGTAGAAGTGTCCTCCCTCGAGCAACGTCGTCAGCTCGTACTCCATCGTCGACTCCCTGGTTCGTCGGCGGTCTCCCCGGTCGCGTCACCCTATGACGAACGGACCCGACGAGGAGCCGATGACAGAAATCGTGTTCTCGTCCCAGCAACCCCGAACAGCAGCTACTTCTCCCCGCCCACCGCGAAGCCGGACATGAACGGTTTCTGCAGGGCCACGAAGACCAGCACCGGGGGTACCGAGGCGAGCAGGGCGCCCAGCATCAGCGGACCGTAGGTCAGCGACTGGCCCGTGTTGAGCAACGTGCCGAGACCGACCTGGACCAGCTGGTCACGCTGGTCGGCCACGATCAGCAACGGCCACAGGTACATGTTCCAGGCGTAGACGAACTGGATGACCGCCAAGGCACCGATGGCGTTCCACGACAGCGGGATGAGGATGCGCCACAGGAACTGCAACGGGCCGGCGCCGTCCAGCTGCGCGGCCTCCGACAGGTCGGCCGGCAGGTTGGCGAAGTGCTGGCGGAACAGGAACGCCCCGGTCGCGGAGGCGAAGAACGGGACCGTCAGCCCCAGCACCGAGTCGTTCCAGCCGAACCCGTTGACGATCCGGAACAGGGCGAGGATGGAGATCTCGGTCGGCATCAGCAGCGTGACCAGCACGAAGCCGAAGACCAGCCACTTGCCGGGGAAGCGGAAGTAGACGAACGCTAGGCCGGCCAGCAGGGCGGTGATGGTCTTGCCGACGGTGATCGCCAGCGCCTGGATGGTGGAGTTCAGCATGTAGCGGCCCAACGACCGGGCCTCCCACACGGCTTCGAAGTTGTCGCCGAACGCGGTCCCGGGCGTCAGCTGGTACTGGAAGACCTCGGGGTTGGTCTGGGTCGACACCAGCGCCGCGTAGAGCACGGGCAGGCCGATGACGATGCAGGACCCCAGCAGCGCCGCGTGCAGGCCCAGGCGCCGACGACGAGACGCTGGCGGGGCCGATGACGCGGCGGTCCTGGTGCGGCGGAAGAAGGCCATCTCAGGCTCCGTAGCTGACGCGTCGGCCGGTGGATCGGAACTGCCAGGCGGTGACC
The nucleotide sequence above comes from Euzebya pacifica. Encoded proteins:
- a CDS encoding extracellular solute-binding protein, which encodes MTRIFAAPRPAVPAATRLAALMVLVMMLAACSGSASEGTSASEDADDTAATASTEDDMGEDPEPTDDAEDTDTDDADDAEPTEEESTSGDAVEIRWFVGLGAGGQPEQIAAQEAVVEAFNDSHDDIQIVLEIVENDVAYDTLSTQIAGGNVPDIIGPVGRDGSNSYAGLYLDLEPLIESTGYDISRFPAETVENFREPDGTLPGLPFASYPSSIFFNTELFDEAGLPYPPQSYGADGTAVYGEGTEYEGTWDFDKVAEIAAILAVDANGNDGTTPDFDRSQTVQWGYVNQWTTLMFAQGTHFGAGYPVADDGSADIPEPWEQEWAWYHDGVWNAGWAPSQEQFDSELLSGNPFASGNVAMANTHLWYTCCVRDDDGNGLDFWDLAVMPSNDGTVTAKMHADTFRIMAATEHPDEAFEVLTYLLDDSALELLNAYGAAPADPGLTEAFFADLDAVFPQGVNWQVALDSASYTDVPSHEQNVPGWDEYKLAMADFESAQLSDPDMDIAAAIAELEQELSGIFAANAE
- a CDS encoding LacI family DNA-binding transcriptional regulator, which translates into the protein MTLTLDDLASMSGVSRATISRVLNGGSVAPRTRARVEAVLAETGYSPNRAARSLASGRSGVVGVVMHLEPSLLFVDPYFSGLLQGMSDVLAERATGMMLWLGNRSKQETLTDIQRMGLVDGLIVTAHWLDDPLVDGLLASPIPTVLIGHRREDHTASYVDVDNVEAARSVVQHLVDTGRTRIAHISGIPGSVAGEDRLVGYRVGMADAGLPTEGLVVTGDFNAPSGADAVPRLLERGVDAIFCANDATASGALEALQAAGVTVPDDVALVGFDDLDFASRLDPPLTTIRQQVPTQGAEAARALLNLLDTPDGGPRRVLLPTELVIRQSTIGASDR
- a CDS encoding carbohydrate ABC transporter permease, coding for MAFFRRTRTAASSAPPASRRRRLGLHAALLGSCIVIGLPVLYAALVSTQTNPEVFQYQLTPGTAFGDNFEAVWEARSLGRYMLNSTIQALAITVGKTITALLAGLAFVYFRFPGKWLVFGFVLVTLLMPTEISILALFRIVNGFGWNDSVLGLTVPFFASATGAFLFRQHFANLPADLSEAAQLDGAGPLQFLWRILIPLSWNAIGALAVIQFVYAWNMYLWPLLIVADQRDQLVQVGLGTLLNTGQSLTYGPLMLGALLASVPPVLVFVALQKPFMSGFAVGGEK